The Humulus lupulus chromosome 3, drHumLupu1.1, whole genome shotgun sequence genome window below encodes:
- the LOC133823473 gene encoding protein WHAT'S THIS FACTOR 9, mitochondrial: MSPLRFIFISLPKPRPHSHHHCRTFIDGTAIRWVRDRGLDHAVEREKNLIPMIKLKNLIKLEPSKSLPASIIAEKRDSLKIPIRPIEFVRKYPAIFQEFLPGGTGFQPHIRLTPEVLDIDVEEQFMYQSESYKQQVADRLLKLLMLCRTNKLPLTLVERLKWDLGLPQDYQRSLIPEFPDYFRIGVSKDCSSGPFLELVCWISEMGTSVMEKKVMSCNSGYSKGMPIAFPMHLSRGFEMDKKMKKWEDDWQKLPYVSPYENATHLPPKDDDSDKWAVAVLHEFLHVLVPKKTERDNVLCFGGYLGIRSRFKRALLYHPGIFYMSSKNETYTVVLKEGYKRGLLIENHPLMNMRSKYIHLMNTLKEDSKPINVPGGSGSAKKQKLKQTTSDSKGEGDKEEEESKEEDGSEEENEGELYDSSAAEEDDDVDASKQGVEEAVANSRGRTRKPYLDGKGRGRNSQRRSAGKHSGRTRERSSSQISLRTEKHGRSSRGRSNLTNSRGRSMPNNTPS; encoded by the coding sequence ATGTCTCCTCTTCGTTTCATCTTCATTTCACTCCCAAAGCCCCGCCCTCACTCCCACCACCACTGCCGAACCTTCATCGACGGCACCGCCATCAGATGGGTCCGAGACCGCGGCCTCGACCACGCCGTCGAGAGGGAGAAGAATCTTATACCCATGATCAAACTCAAGAACTTAATCAAATTAGAGCCCTCCAAGTCCCTCCCAGCCTCCATTATCGCCGAAAAAAGGGACTCCCTGAAGATACCCATCCGCCCCATTGAGTTCGTCCGCAAGTACCCCGCGATTTTCCAGGAGTTCCTCCCTGGCGGCACTGGATTCCAACCCCATATCCGGCTCACGCCCGAAGTCCTCGACATCGACGTTGAAGAGCAGTTTATGTATCAGAGCGAGAGTTACAAGCAGCAGGTTGCTGATCGGCTCTTGAAGCTCCTGATGCTATGTAGAACCAACAAACTGCCGTTAACCCTCGTCGAGCGCCTGAAATGGGATCTGGGTCTTCCTCAAGATTATCAGCGGAGCTTAATCCCTGAGTTCCCGGACTACTTTCGAATTGGAGTTTCCAAAGATTGCTCATCTGGGCCATTTTTGGAGCTCGTTTGCTGGATTAGTGAAATGGGGACTTCGGTTATGGAGAAGAAGGTAATGAGTTGCAATTCGGGTTATTCGAAAGGGATGCCTATTGCCTTCCCTATGCATTTATCTAGAGGTTTTGAAATGGATAAGAAGATGAAAAAGTGGGAAGACGATTGGCAGAAGTTGCCTTATGTTTCTCCATATGAAAATGCAACTCATCTTCCTCCTAAGGATGATGATTCTGATAAGTGGGCAGTTGCGGTTTTGCACGAGTTTCTGCATGTTTTGGTTCCGAAGAAGACAGAGAGGGACAATGTCTTGTGCTTTGGAGGGTATTTGGGTATAAGATCAAGGTTTAAGAGGGCACTTCTTTATCATCCAGGTATATTCTATATGTCAAGTAAGAATGAGACTTATACTGTGGTTTTAAAGGAGGGTTATAAGAGAGGTTTGTTAATTGAGAATCATCCATTGATGAACATGAGAAGTAAGTACATTCATCTTATGAACACTTTGAAAGAAGATAGTAAACCCATAAATGTGCCTGGTGGAAGTGGAAGTGCTAAAAAGCAGAAGCTGAAGCAGACAACTTCTGATTCCAAAGGAGAAGGGGACAAAGAGGAGGAAGAAAGCAAAGAGGAGGATGGAAGCGAGGAAGAAAATGAAGGGGAGTTGTATGATTCATCCGCTGCCGAAGAGGATGATGATGTTGATGCCAGTAAGCAAGGTGTAGAAGAAGCTGTTGCAAATAGTAGAGGAAGAACAAGGAAACCATATTTGGATGGGAAAGGGCGTGGccgaaattcccaaaggaggtcAGCTGGAAAACATTCTGGCAGGACTAGAGAAAGATCTTCGTCCCAAATTTCTCTAAGAACTGAAAAGCATGGTAGAAGTTCGAGAGGGAGATCAAATCTTACTAATAGCAGGGGAAGGTCAATGCCAAACAATACTCCTAGTTAG